The following coding sequences lie in one Cannabis sativa cultivar Pink pepper isolate KNU-18-1 chromosome 5, ASM2916894v1, whole genome shotgun sequence genomic window:
- the LOC133038406 gene encoding uncharacterized protein LOC133038406 — MSQRLITNNVLVAFELLHSLKNCKRGTQGYAAIKLDMSKAFDRVEWPYLAQVILKMGFGSVVVNLILRSLQSVTYSFLLNGQVLGELVPTRGLQQGGPLSPYLFLICAEGLSRLLQTEEENGSLHGLKVSRSAPSMSHLFFADNSVLFCRANHQSARSIKHVLDIYGRASGQAVNSDKIWKFLSSWKEQLFSAGGKEVLLKAVVQAVPTYAMSCFRLPVTSSGLGATPSLTWRSIVWGKELLVQGLRWRVGTGAQINCKADSWLPRHTIFTPFCFTVSDTSLQVADLIDHHRQWDLTAIFANFGKADIDRILSIPLSIYPTDDILIWNGTTSGNYTVKSGYQFAVSMADS, encoded by the exons aTGTCTCAAAGGTTGATAACTAACAATGTCCTTGTTGCTTTTGAGCTGCTACACTCTCTTAAGAATTGTAAAAGAGGCACACAAGGCTATGCTGCAATAAAATTGGATATGTCAAAAGCTTTTGATCGTGTTGAGTGGCCCTATCTTGCCCAAGTCATCTTGAAAATGGGATTTGGATCCGTTGTTGTTAACCTGATACTCCGCAGTTTGCAGTCAGTTACttattctttccttttaaatggACAAGTGCTTGGTGAATTGGTTCCCACACGAGGTCTTCAACAAGGTGGTCCTCTCtcaccttatctttttttaatttgtgcGGAAGGACTCTCAAGGCTGCTACAAACTGAAGAAGAAAATGGGTCTTTGCATGGGTTAAAAGTCTCAAGATCTGCTCCTTCAATGTCACATCTCTTTTTTGCTGATAATAGTGTGCTTTTCTGTCGGGCTAATCATCAATCAGCCAGGTCCATTAAGCATGTTTTAGACATCTATGGTAGGGCTTCAGGTCAAGCGGTTAACTCAG ATAAAATCTGGAAGTTTCTTAGTAGTTGGAAAGAACAATTATTTTCTGCTGGTGGTAAGGAAGTACTACTGAAAGCTGTTGTGCAAGCTGTCCCAACTTATGCTATGAGTTGCTTCCGTTTGCCTGTCACTTCGT CAGGTCTGGGTGCTACTCCATCTTTGACATGGAGAAGTATTGTTTGGGGGAAAGAACTTTTAGTTCAAGGTTTGCGATGGAGAGTGGGTACTGGTGCACAGATTAATTGTAAGGCAGATTCATGGCTTCCTAGACATACTATTTTCACTCCATTCTGCTTCACAGTATCTGATACTTCTCTTCAAGTTGCTGATCTTATTGATCACCATAGACAATGGGATCTCACAGCTATCTTTGCTAACTTTGGGAAAGCTGATATTGACAGAATTCTATCCATTCCCCTCAGCATTTATCCTACTGATGATATTCTCATCTGGAATGGTACCACTTCAGGGAACTATACGGTAAAATCGGGGTATCAGTTTGCTGTCTCAATGGCTGATTCATAG